The Nitrosopumilus cobalaminigenes genome contains a region encoding:
- the cysS gene encoding cysteine--tRNA ligase encodes MKLQDTLSKLEQEVDISKNVKIYLCGVTVYDESHIGHARTIIVFDVLRKYLENKGVEIEFIQNFTDVDDKIINRANKENTTAEEISRKYIENYYTDFDGLNVKRATNYPKATEHIGDIIKFIEKLIEKDIAYATKNGVYFSVSKFPEYGKLSKKKIDELQSGARIEVDEEKKDPLDFAVWKLSDKEPTWDSPWGKGRPGWHIECSAMSIKYLGENFDIHGGGRDLIFPHHENEIAQSESCTDSQFAKIWMHVGMVTIEGEKMSKSIGNVKSIKHVIENWGPNIIRLFCLSGHYSKPIDYSEELLKENLIKWRQVETCHYELIHANSENIENIDEFIQKIGTDFDNALDGDFNTHLALSAFFQLVKETNRLAADEKLGKENSQIIKKELKRMLQILGLNIPGITENEIQEIDKLIINREKAREEKNYDDADKIRDKLNEMNIELIDHKGKTIWMRKEKINAEK; translated from the coding sequence ATGAAACTACAAGACACATTATCAAAATTAGAACAAGAAGTAGATATTTCTAAAAATGTCAAAATTTACCTGTGTGGAGTCACAGTATATGATGAATCCCACATAGGTCATGCAAGAACAATCATAGTTTTTGATGTTCTTAGGAAATATCTTGAAAACAAAGGAGTGGAAATTGAGTTCATTCAAAACTTTACAGACGTAGATGACAAAATAATCAATAGGGCCAATAAAGAAAATACAACAGCAGAAGAAATCAGCAGAAAATACATTGAGAATTATTATACCGATTTTGATGGATTAAATGTAAAACGTGCAACAAACTATCCAAAAGCAACTGAACATATTGGAGACATTATAAAGTTTATTGAAAAATTAATTGAAAAAGATATCGCATATGCTACAAAGAACGGAGTATATTTTTCAGTATCAAAATTTCCAGAATATGGGAAATTATCAAAAAAGAAAATTGATGAACTTCAATCAGGAGCAAGAATAGAAGTCGATGAAGAAAAAAAAGATCCACTAGACTTTGCAGTATGGAAATTATCAGATAAAGAACCAACATGGGATAGCCCATGGGGTAAAGGAAGGCCAGGATGGCACATAGAATGTTCTGCAATGAGCATAAAGTATCTTGGAGAAAACTTTGACATTCATGGAGGAGGGCGAGACCTGATTTTCCCACACCATGAGAATGAAATTGCACAATCAGAATCATGTACAGATAGTCAGTTTGCAAAAATTTGGATGCATGTAGGCATGGTAACTATAGAGGGTGAAAAAATGTCAAAATCAATTGGCAATGTAAAATCAATTAAACATGTAATAGAAAATTGGGGGCCAAACATCATCAGACTGTTCTGTTTGTCAGGACACTATTCAAAACCAATTGATTATTCTGAAGAATTGCTAAAAGAAAACCTAATCAAATGGAGGCAGGTAGAAACGTGTCATTACGAATTAATCCATGCAAATAGTGAAAATATTGAAAATATTGATGAATTTATACAAAAAATAGGCACAGATTTTGATAATGCATTAGATGGTGATTTCAATACACATTTGGCATTATCTGCATTTTTCCAACTAGTAAAAGAGACTAATCGATTAGCAGCTGATGAAAAACTAGGAAAAGAAAATTCACAAATTATTAAAAAAGAATTAAAACGAATGTTGCAGATTTTAGGATTAAACATTCCAGGGATCACGGAAAATGAAATACAAGAAATTGATAAATTAATTATCAACAGAGAAAAAGCTAGAGAAGAGAAGAATTACGATGACGCAGATAAAATTAGAGATAAATTAAATGAAATGAATATAGAATTAATTGATCATAAAGGAAAAACAATCTGGATGAGAAAAGAAAAAATTAATGCTGAAAAATAA
- a CDS encoding NAD+ synthase — protein MNQGIINEIKNQDYSQITETIEGFLSSQIEKNNSDGLILGLSGGIDSAVLAYICKRKLQDKTLALIMPDTSITPNSETEDALKMISLTGIKYKLIDIKPIVNEYSMYLEPNEKAKGNLRARVRTNILYYYANAKNYLVLGSSDKSEYMIGYFTKFGDGASDITPIISLYKLQVREIAKYLGVPENVIAKKSSPHLWKDHEAENELGVQYEEIDSILYCLLDKNKSIEETETETQIDRKIIEKIHQLHINSEHKRLPSQKPDRE, from the coding sequence TTGAATCAAGGTATCATAAATGAGATAAAAAATCAAGATTATTCACAAATAACTGAAACAATAGAAGGTTTTCTATCAAGTCAGATTGAAAAAAATAATTCTGACGGATTAATTTTAGGGTTAAGCGGAGGAATAGATTCTGCAGTTCTAGCCTACATATGTAAGCGAAAATTACAAGACAAGACTCTTGCCCTAATAATGCCAGACACTTCAATTACACCAAATTCAGAAACTGAAGATGCTCTGAAAATGATTTCATTGACAGGTATCAAATACAAGCTAATAGACATCAAACCAATTGTCAACGAATATTCAATGTATCTTGAACCCAATGAAAAAGCAAAAGGGAATCTAAGAGCTAGAGTAAGAACTAATATTTTGTACTATTATGCAAATGCCAAAAACTATCTCGTACTAGGATCAAGTGACAAAAGTGAATACATGATAGGATATTTTACAAAATTTGGAGACGGAGCATCAGACATTACGCCAATAATCTCATTATACAAATTACAAGTCAGAGAGATTGCAAAATATTTAGGAGTTCCAGAAAATGTTATTGCAAAGAAAAGCAGCCCTCATCTATGGAAAGATCATGAGGCAGAAAATGAACTAGGAGTGCAATACGAAGAAATTGATTCAATTTTATATTGTTTGTTGGATAAAAACAAATCAATTGAAGAAACCGAGACAGAGACACAAATTGACAGAAAAATTATTGAAAAAATTCATCAACTACACATAAACAGTGAACATAAAAGATTGCCATCACAAAAACCAGATAGAGAGTAG